The Equus caballus isolate H_3958 breed thoroughbred chromosome 22, TB-T2T, whole genome shotgun sequence genome window below encodes:
- the HRH3 gene encoding histamine H3 receptor isoform X1, with the protein MERSPPDGPLNASGALAGEAAGGARGFSAAWTAVLAALMALLIVATVLGNALVMLAFVADSSLRTQNNFFLLNLAISDFLVGAFCIPLYVPYVLTGRWPFGRGLCKLWLVVDYLLCTSSVFNIVLISYDRFLSVTRAVSYRAQQGDTRRAVQKMVLVWVLAFLLYGPAILSWEYLSGGSSIPEGHCYAEFFYNWYFLITASTLEFFTPFLSVTFFNLSIYLNIQRRTRVRLDGAREAAGPEPPPEAQPSPPPAVPGCWGCWQKGRGEALPLHRYGVGVGEAAPGAEAGEMALGGGSGGGAAASPTSSSGSSSRGTERPRSLKRGSKPSASSASLEKRMKMVSQSITQRFRLSRDKKVAKSLAVIVSIFGLCWAPYTLLMIIRAACHGHCIPDYWYETSFWLLWANSAVNPVLYPLCHYSFRRAFTKLLCPQKLKIQPHSSLEHCWKKKTTHP; encoded by the exons ATGGAGCGctcgccgcccgacgggccgctGAACGCGTCGGGGGCGCTGGCGGGAgaggcggcgggcggggcgcgcGGCTTCTCCGCCGCCTGGACCGCGGTGCTGGCCGCGctcatggcgctgctcatcgtgGCCACGGTGCTGGGCAACGCGCTGGTCATGCTCGCCTTCGTGGCTGACTCGAGCCTCCGCACCCAGAACAACTTCTTTCTGCTCAACCTCGCCATCTCCGACTTTCTCGTGG GAGCCTTCTGCATCCCGCTCTACGTGCCCTATGTGCTGACAGGCCGCTGGCCCTTTGGCCGGGGCCTCTGCAAGCTGTGGCTGGTAGTGGACTACCTGCTCTGCACCTCCTCCGTCTTCAACATCGTGCTGATCAGCTATGATCGCTTCCTGTCAGTCACTCGTGCC GTCTCCTATCGGGCCCAGCAGGGCGACACGCGGCGGGCGGTGCAGAAAATGGTGCTGGTGTGGGTGCTGGCCTTCCTGCTGTACGGGCCGGCCATCCTGAGCTGGGAGTATCTGTCCGGTGGCAGCTCCATCCCCGAGGGCCACTGCTATGCCGAGTTCTTCTACAACTGGTACTTCCTCATCACGGCCTCCACCCTCGAGTTCTTCACACCCTTCCTCAGCGTTACCTTCTTTAACCTCAGCATCTACCTGAACATCCAGAGGCGTACCCGCGTCCGGCTGGACGGGGCCCGCGAGGCAGCCGGCCCGGAGCCCCCTCCCGaggcccagccctccccaccgCCGGCGGTGCcaggctgctggggctgctggcAGAAGGGGCGTGGGGAGGCCCTGCCGCTGCACAGGTACGGGGTGGGGGTTGGCGAGGCGGCCCCTGGCGCCGAGGCTGGGGAGATGGCCCTCGGGGGTGGCAGCGGTGGGGGTGCCGCGGCCTCGCCCACCTCCAGCTCGGGCAGCTCCTCGCGAGGCACCGAGCGGCCACGCTCGCTCAAGAGGGGCTCCAAGCCCTCGGCGTCCTCAGCGTCGCTGGAGAAGCGCATGAAGATGGTGTCCCAGAGCATCACCCAGCGCTTCCGGCTGTCGAGGGACAAGAAGGTGGCCAAGTCACTGGCCGTCATTGTGAGCATCTTCGGGCTCTGCTGGGCCCCGTACACACTCCTCATGATCATCCGGGCCGCCTGCCATGGCCACTGCATCCCTGACTACTGGTACGAGACGTCCTTCTGGCTGCTATGGGCCAACTCGGCCGTCAACCCTGTCCTCTACCCGCTGTGCCACTACAGCTTCCGCCGAGCTTTCACCAAGCTGCTCTGCCCCCAGAAGCTCAAGATCCAGCCCCACAGCTCTCTGGAGCACTGCTGGAA GAAGAAGACAACACATCCGTGA
- the HRH3 gene encoding histamine H3 receptor isoform X2 — protein sequence MERSPPDGPLNASGALAGEAAGGARGFSAAWTAVLAALMALLIVATVLGNALVMLAFVADSSLRTQNNFFLLNLAISDFLVGAFCIPLYVPYVLTGRWPFGRGLCKLWLVVDYLLCTSSVFNIVLISYDRFLSVTRAVSYRAQQGDTRRAVQKMVLVWVLAFLLYGPAILSWEYLSGGSSIPEGHCYAEFFYNWYFLITASTLEFFTPFLSVTFFNLSIYLNIQRRTRVRLDGAREAAGPEPPPEAQPSPPPAVPGCWGCWQKGRGEALPLHRYGVGVGEAAPGAEAGEMALGGGSGGGAAASPTSSSGSSSRGTERPRSLKRGSKPSASSASLEKRMKMVSQSITQRFRLSRDKKVAKSLAVIVSIFGLCWAPYTLLMIIRAACHGHCIPDYWYETSFWLLWANSAVNPVLYPLCHYSFRRAFTKLLCPQKLKIQPHSSLEHCWK from the exons ATGGAGCGctcgccgcccgacgggccgctGAACGCGTCGGGGGCGCTGGCGGGAgaggcggcgggcggggcgcgcGGCTTCTCCGCCGCCTGGACCGCGGTGCTGGCCGCGctcatggcgctgctcatcgtgGCCACGGTGCTGGGCAACGCGCTGGTCATGCTCGCCTTCGTGGCTGACTCGAGCCTCCGCACCCAGAACAACTTCTTTCTGCTCAACCTCGCCATCTCCGACTTTCTCGTGG GAGCCTTCTGCATCCCGCTCTACGTGCCCTATGTGCTGACAGGCCGCTGGCCCTTTGGCCGGGGCCTCTGCAAGCTGTGGCTGGTAGTGGACTACCTGCTCTGCACCTCCTCCGTCTTCAACATCGTGCTGATCAGCTATGATCGCTTCCTGTCAGTCACTCGTGCC GTCTCCTATCGGGCCCAGCAGGGCGACACGCGGCGGGCGGTGCAGAAAATGGTGCTGGTGTGGGTGCTGGCCTTCCTGCTGTACGGGCCGGCCATCCTGAGCTGGGAGTATCTGTCCGGTGGCAGCTCCATCCCCGAGGGCCACTGCTATGCCGAGTTCTTCTACAACTGGTACTTCCTCATCACGGCCTCCACCCTCGAGTTCTTCACACCCTTCCTCAGCGTTACCTTCTTTAACCTCAGCATCTACCTGAACATCCAGAGGCGTACCCGCGTCCGGCTGGACGGGGCCCGCGAGGCAGCCGGCCCGGAGCCCCCTCCCGaggcccagccctccccaccgCCGGCGGTGCcaggctgctggggctgctggcAGAAGGGGCGTGGGGAGGCCCTGCCGCTGCACAGGTACGGGGTGGGGGTTGGCGAGGCGGCCCCTGGCGCCGAGGCTGGGGAGATGGCCCTCGGGGGTGGCAGCGGTGGGGGTGCCGCGGCCTCGCCCACCTCCAGCTCGGGCAGCTCCTCGCGAGGCACCGAGCGGCCACGCTCGCTCAAGAGGGGCTCCAAGCCCTCGGCGTCCTCAGCGTCGCTGGAGAAGCGCATGAAGATGGTGTCCCAGAGCATCACCCAGCGCTTCCGGCTGTCGAGGGACAAGAAGGTGGCCAAGTCACTGGCCGTCATTGTGAGCATCTTCGGGCTCTGCTGGGCCCCGTACACACTCCTCATGATCATCCGGGCCGCCTGCCATGGCCACTGCATCCCTGACTACTGGTACGAGACGTCCTTCTGGCTGCTATGGGCCAACTCGGCCGTCAACCCTGTCCTCTACCCGCTGTGCCACTACAGCTTCCGCCGAGCTTTCACCAAGCTGCTCTGCCCCCAGAAGCTCAAGATCCAGCCCCACAGCTCTCTGGAGCACTGCTGGAAGTGA
- the HRH3 gene encoding histamine H3 receptor isoform X3 has translation MERSPPDGPLNASGALAGEAAGGARGFSAAWTAVLAALMALLIVATVLGNALVMLAFVADSSLRTQNNFFLLNLAISDFLVGAFCIPLYVPYVLTGRWPFGRGLCKLWLVVDYLLCTSSVFNIVLISYDRFLSVTRAVSYRAQQGDTRRAVQKMVLVWVLAFLLYGPAILSWEYLSGGSSIPEGHCYAEFFYNWYFLITASTLEFFTPFLSVTFFNLSIYLNIQRRTRVRLDGAREAAGPEPPPEAQPSPPPAVPGCWGCWQKGRGEALPLHRYGVGVGEAAPGAEAGEMALGGGSGGGAAASPTSSSGSSSRGTERPRSLKRGSKPSASSASLEKRMKMVSQSITQRFRLSRDKKVAKSLAVIVSIFGLCWAPYTLLMIIRAACHGHCIPDYWKKTTHP, from the exons ATGGAGCGctcgccgcccgacgggccgctGAACGCGTCGGGGGCGCTGGCGGGAgaggcggcgggcggggcgcgcGGCTTCTCCGCCGCCTGGACCGCGGTGCTGGCCGCGctcatggcgctgctcatcgtgGCCACGGTGCTGGGCAACGCGCTGGTCATGCTCGCCTTCGTGGCTGACTCGAGCCTCCGCACCCAGAACAACTTCTTTCTGCTCAACCTCGCCATCTCCGACTTTCTCGTGG GAGCCTTCTGCATCCCGCTCTACGTGCCCTATGTGCTGACAGGCCGCTGGCCCTTTGGCCGGGGCCTCTGCAAGCTGTGGCTGGTAGTGGACTACCTGCTCTGCACCTCCTCCGTCTTCAACATCGTGCTGATCAGCTATGATCGCTTCCTGTCAGTCACTCGTGCC GTCTCCTATCGGGCCCAGCAGGGCGACACGCGGCGGGCGGTGCAGAAAATGGTGCTGGTGTGGGTGCTGGCCTTCCTGCTGTACGGGCCGGCCATCCTGAGCTGGGAGTATCTGTCCGGTGGCAGCTCCATCCCCGAGGGCCACTGCTATGCCGAGTTCTTCTACAACTGGTACTTCCTCATCACGGCCTCCACCCTCGAGTTCTTCACACCCTTCCTCAGCGTTACCTTCTTTAACCTCAGCATCTACCTGAACATCCAGAGGCGTACCCGCGTCCGGCTGGACGGGGCCCGCGAGGCAGCCGGCCCGGAGCCCCCTCCCGaggcccagccctccccaccgCCGGCGGTGCcaggctgctggggctgctggcAGAAGGGGCGTGGGGAGGCCCTGCCGCTGCACAGGTACGGGGTGGGGGTTGGCGAGGCGGCCCCTGGCGCCGAGGCTGGGGAGATGGCCCTCGGGGGTGGCAGCGGTGGGGGTGCCGCGGCCTCGCCCACCTCCAGCTCGGGCAGCTCCTCGCGAGGCACCGAGCGGCCACGCTCGCTCAAGAGGGGCTCCAAGCCCTCGGCGTCCTCAGCGTCGCTGGAGAAGCGCATGAAGATGGTGTCCCAGAGCATCACCCAGCGCTTCCGGCTGTCGAGGGACAAGAAGGTGGCCAAGTCACTGGCCGTCATTGTGAGCATCTTCGGGCTCTGCTGGGCCCCGTACACACTCCTCATGATCATCCGGGCCGCCTGCCATGGCCACTGCATCCCTGACTACTG GAAGAAGACAACACATCCGTGA
- the HRH3 gene encoding histamine H3 receptor isoform X4 → MLQEGRRFSFICPFGAGKAEQSLEGAFCIPLYVPYVLTGRWPFGRGLCKLWLVVDYLLCTSSVFNIVLISYDRFLSVTRAVSYRAQQGDTRRAVQKMVLVWVLAFLLYGPAILSWEYLSGGSSIPEGHCYAEFFYNWYFLITASTLEFFTPFLSVTFFNLSIYLNIQRRTRVRLDGAREAAGPEPPPEAQPSPPPAVPGCWGCWQKGRGEALPLHRYGVGVGEAAPGAEAGEMALGGGSGGGAAASPTSSSGSSSRGTERPRSLKRGSKPSASSASLEKRMKMVSQSITQRFRLSRDKKVAKSLAVIVSIFGLCWAPYTLLMIIRAACHGHCIPDYWYETSFWLLWANSAVNPVLYPLCHYSFRRAFTKLLCPQKLKIQPHSSLEHCWKKKTTHP, encoded by the exons ATGCTGCAGGAGGGGAGGCGATTCTCCTTCATCTGCCCTTTTGGGGCTGGGAAGGCTGAACAGAGCCTGGAAG GAGCCTTCTGCATCCCGCTCTACGTGCCCTATGTGCTGACAGGCCGCTGGCCCTTTGGCCGGGGCCTCTGCAAGCTGTGGCTGGTAGTGGACTACCTGCTCTGCACCTCCTCCGTCTTCAACATCGTGCTGATCAGCTATGATCGCTTCCTGTCAGTCACTCGTGCC GTCTCCTATCGGGCCCAGCAGGGCGACACGCGGCGGGCGGTGCAGAAAATGGTGCTGGTGTGGGTGCTGGCCTTCCTGCTGTACGGGCCGGCCATCCTGAGCTGGGAGTATCTGTCCGGTGGCAGCTCCATCCCCGAGGGCCACTGCTATGCCGAGTTCTTCTACAACTGGTACTTCCTCATCACGGCCTCCACCCTCGAGTTCTTCACACCCTTCCTCAGCGTTACCTTCTTTAACCTCAGCATCTACCTGAACATCCAGAGGCGTACCCGCGTCCGGCTGGACGGGGCCCGCGAGGCAGCCGGCCCGGAGCCCCCTCCCGaggcccagccctccccaccgCCGGCGGTGCcaggctgctggggctgctggcAGAAGGGGCGTGGGGAGGCCCTGCCGCTGCACAGGTACGGGGTGGGGGTTGGCGAGGCGGCCCCTGGCGCCGAGGCTGGGGAGATGGCCCTCGGGGGTGGCAGCGGTGGGGGTGCCGCGGCCTCGCCCACCTCCAGCTCGGGCAGCTCCTCGCGAGGCACCGAGCGGCCACGCTCGCTCAAGAGGGGCTCCAAGCCCTCGGCGTCCTCAGCGTCGCTGGAGAAGCGCATGAAGATGGTGTCCCAGAGCATCACCCAGCGCTTCCGGCTGTCGAGGGACAAGAAGGTGGCCAAGTCACTGGCCGTCATTGTGAGCATCTTCGGGCTCTGCTGGGCCCCGTACACACTCCTCATGATCATCCGGGCCGCCTGCCATGGCCACTGCATCCCTGACTACTGGTACGAGACGTCCTTCTGGCTGCTATGGGCCAACTCGGCCGTCAACCCTGTCCTCTACCCGCTGTGCCACTACAGCTTCCGCCGAGCTTTCACCAAGCTGCTCTGCCCCCAGAAGCTCAAGATCCAGCCCCACAGCTCTCTGGAGCACTGCTGGAA GAAGAAGACAACACATCCGTGA